In Roseibium salinum, a single genomic region encodes these proteins:
- a CDS encoding Bug family tripartite tricarboxylate transporter substrate binding protein: protein MKRIIKAALAAIGLTGLASGAVAQEDWTPPGPIKLMVAFAAGGGADTQARLIAEELEARYGWSFIPEQVTGKGGLNLANAIKDEPADGSVIGMVVTETLGYNMHAADAGMTPEDFTPIATTAGFQMGIVSRTEKGWETFSDVVEAAKSGEDVRFGVMSAKLADLAYLLGQAQGVDFNIIQVRGGRAVMDGVNAGDMDLGFMAGIQSKGVAAGDLVNLASGLSSPLEQSPDAPRLADLGVEFHADGYFAFIGPAGMPDEARNAIAAAIETVVTQEGGKANLMISNAFDKPIVITGDELSELIAAEYEQAGELLEAASK from the coding sequence ATGAAACGGATAATCAAAGCCGCGCTGGCGGCTATCGGGCTGACCGGACTGGCCAGCGGCGCGGTTGCGCAGGAAGACTGGACCCCGCCGGGACCGATCAAGCTGATGGTGGCCTTCGCCGCTGGCGGCGGGGCGGACACCCAGGCCCGGCTGATCGCGGAGGAATTGGAGGCCAGGTACGGCTGGAGCTTCATCCCCGAGCAGGTCACAGGCAAGGGCGGGCTGAACCTGGCCAATGCGATCAAGGACGAGCCGGCGGATGGCAGCGTCATCGGCATGGTTGTGACCGAAACGTTGGGCTACAACATGCACGCAGCCGACGCGGGTATGACGCCCGAGGATTTCACACCGATCGCCACCACGGCCGGATTCCAGATGGGCATCGTCTCGCGCACGGAAAAAGGCTGGGAGACCTTCTCCGATGTGGTCGAGGCTGCAAAATCCGGCGAGGACGTGCGGTTCGGGGTCATGAGCGCGAAGCTTGCGGACCTCGCCTATCTGCTCGGCCAGGCGCAGGGTGTCGACTTCAACATCATCCAGGTCCGAGGCGGCCGGGCGGTGATGGACGGCGTCAATGCCGGCGACATGGATCTGGGCTTCATGGCCGGAATCCAGTCCAAGGGTGTCGCGGCCGGAGATCTCGTCAACCTCGCCTCCGGCCTCTCGTCGCCGCTGGAGCAGAGCCCGGACGCACCGAGGCTCGCGGACCTGGGCGTCGAATTCCACGCCGACGGCTATTTTGCCTTCATCGGCCCGGCCGGGATGCCGGACGAAGCCCGGAACGCGATCGCTGCGGCGATCGAAACGGTGGTCACTCAGGAGGGCGGCAAGGCGAATCTCATGATCAGCAATGCCTTCGACAAGCCCATCGTGATCACAGGTGACGAACTGTCGGAGTTGATCGCCGCCGAGTACGAGCAGGCAGGAGAGCTGCTCGAGGCCGCGTCCAAGTAA
- a CDS encoding MarR family winged helix-turn-helix transcriptional regulator → MDPMDEPVINANEPWDAQDDLPLNRFLTYRLSRVQAKLNAQSTRLLHRQAGLGVTQWRIIAHLGNADGPVRASEIKRFAAIDKGLFSRKLKELVEDDLVATGQDPHDQRVQKLHLTEKGRRLYESTLPVMQARQRSLRRQFDAEELRVLFTALDKLEEAAELTEFE, encoded by the coding sequence ATGGACCCCATGGACGAACCAGTGATTAATGCGAATGAGCCTTGGGACGCGCAGGACGACCTGCCGTTGAACCGATTCCTGACCTATCGTCTCTCGCGCGTGCAGGCGAAGCTCAACGCACAGTCCACGCGGCTCCTGCACCGGCAAGCGGGGCTCGGTGTCACCCAATGGCGGATCATCGCGCATCTCGGAAATGCCGATGGACCGGTGCGGGCCTCTGAGATCAAGAGATTTGCCGCGATCGACAAGGGCCTTTTCAGCCGCAAGCTCAAGGAGCTGGTGGAAGATGACCTCGTCGCGACAGGCCAGGATCCGCACGACCAGCGGGTGCAGAAGCTGCATCTCACCGAAAAGGGTCGACGGCTCTACGAATCCACTCTCCCGGTCATGCAGGCGCGGCAGAGATCGCTGAGGCGCCAATTCGACGCCGAGGAGCTGCGCGTTCTTTTCACGGCCCTCGACAAGCTGGAAGAAGCGGCAGAATTAACGGAGTTCGAATAA
- a CDS encoding sulfatase-like hydrolase/transferase, protein MTGRNLLVIMSDEHQARAMGCAGHPFVQTPNLDALAARGVRFADAYTPSPICVPARASFATGRYVHRTRLWDNATPYDGAIPGWGHALQGAGVPVESIGKLHYRSEEDPAGFDVEHIPMNVVGGHGMVWASIRKEDERVTQDSRMLGDYIGPGTSKYTEYDAEVTRRTGDWLSDRARSEDDRPWCLYVGLVAPHFPLIVPQEFYDLYPLDSLPPAKLHPRDGHPRHPWVEKQNAMMDSEAKFHDEAERLRAMASYYGLTSWLDHNIGQILAALEAAGLVQDTTVVYTSDHGDNVGARGLWGKSNLYQESVAVPLIMAGPGVAPGICNTPVSLLDLSATIPAHFGLDFACDGAPLPAIADAPEDSDRTVFSEYHAAGSVSGAFMLRKGRWKLNYYIGFESELFDLVADPEESVNLAPDPAHAATLCALEEELRQIVDPEVVNAQAFADQEALVRRYGGRDAALRLGAPGATPPPNVAQ, encoded by the coding sequence ATGACCGGACGCAACCTTCTCGTCATTATGTCCGACGAGCACCAGGCGCGGGCAATGGGGTGCGCGGGACATCCCTTTGTGCAAACGCCCAATCTCGACGCCCTGGCCGCGCGCGGGGTGCGGTTCGCCGACGCCTATACGCCGTCACCCATCTGCGTCCCTGCGCGCGCCTCCTTTGCCACCGGCCGTTACGTCCACCGCACCCGGCTCTGGGACAACGCCACGCCCTATGACGGCGCCATCCCCGGATGGGGCCACGCGCTGCAGGGGGCTGGCGTGCCCGTCGAATCGATTGGCAAGCTGCACTACCGGTCCGAGGAGGACCCGGCCGGCTTCGATGTCGAGCATATTCCCATGAACGTCGTCGGCGGACACGGCATGGTGTGGGCCTCCATCCGCAAGGAGGACGAGCGCGTGACGCAGGATTCGCGGATGCTGGGCGACTATATCGGCCCGGGCACCAGCAAATACACCGAGTACGATGCCGAAGTGACGCGACGCACGGGCGACTGGCTCTCCGACCGCGCGCGTTCGGAAGATGACCGGCCCTGGTGCCTCTATGTCGGGCTCGTTGCGCCGCATTTTCCGCTGATCGTCCCGCAGGAATTCTACGATCTCTACCCGCTTGACTCGCTGCCCCCGGCCAAACTCCATCCCCGCGACGGCCATCCCCGGCACCCCTGGGTCGAGAAGCAGAACGCGATGATGGACTCCGAGGCCAAGTTCCACGACGAAGCGGAGCGTCTCCGCGCCATGGCGAGCTATTACGGCCTGACGTCCTGGCTCGACCATAATATCGGGCAGATACTCGCCGCGCTGGAAGCGGCCGGCCTCGTCCAGGACACCACGGTCGTCTACACGTCCGATCACGGCGACAATGTCGGCGCCCGCGGCCTCTGGGGGAAGTCCAACCTCTATCAGGAGAGCGTCGCCGTGCCGCTCATCATGGCCGGCCCCGGCGTCGCGCCCGGCATCTGCAACACTCCGGTCAGCCTGCTCGACCTTTCGGCGACGATTCCGGCGCATTTCGGCCTGGACTTCGCCTGTGACGGCGCCCCGCTGCCTGCCATCGCGGATGCGCCGGAGGATTCCGACCGGACGGTCTTCAGCGAGTATCACGCCGCGGGATCGGTCTCCGGCGCGTTCATGCTGCGCAAGGGCCGCTGGAAACTGAACTACTATATTGGCTTTGAGTCCGAGCTTTTCGACCTCGTGGCCGATCCCGAGGAAAGCGTGAACCTCGCCCCTGACCCGGCCCATGCCGCCACGCTCTGCGCTTTGGAAGAGGAGCTGCGCCAAATCGTCGACCCGGAGGTCGTGAACGCCCAGGCCTTTGCCGACCAGGAGGCGCTGGTCCGCCGTTATGGCGGACGCGATGCGGCGCTCCGGCTCGGCGCGCCCGGCGCCACGCCGCCGCCCAATGTCGCCCAATGA
- a CDS encoding MBL fold metallo-hydrolase — MRLTILGSGSPEAYARRASSGYLLEAGDDVILFDCGGGVFDNLVRTGRKPSDVTHLFFTHLHSDHMMDYARLVHAAWDEGGAPLRVFGPPPIARITEQYFGAEGVLSHDLRARTRFLPSQEVWKARGGTLPRPWPAPEVTEIRPGFVFEGDGWRLTSCEVPHAQPHLVCMGFRVDRDGASFVYSGDAGACDALTSICTGADLLLHWCYRLDGEQAHPAMIPLTPAPSEIGRMAEAAGVKRLVLTHFRVHMDGDGIHDKVLADLDTVFSGPAEIAEDLKTITISGV, encoded by the coding sequence ATGAGACTCACGATCCTGGGATCCGGTTCGCCCGAGGCCTATGCCAGGCGTGCCTCTTCCGGATATTTGCTGGAAGCTGGCGATGACGTGATCCTGTTCGATTGCGGCGGCGGGGTGTTTGACAACCTGGTGCGCACCGGGCGGAAGCCTTCCGATGTCACACATCTCTTCTTCACCCACCTGCACAGCGACCACATGATGGACTACGCCCGGCTGGTCCATGCCGCCTGGGACGAGGGCGGCGCGCCCCTCCGCGTCTTCGGCCCGCCGCCGATCGCCCGGATCACCGAACAGTATTTCGGCGCCGAAGGAGTCCTGTCGCACGATCTCCGCGCTCGAACCAGGTTCCTGCCGAGCCAGGAGGTCTGGAAAGCGCGCGGCGGCACCCTGCCCCGGCCCTGGCCCGCTCCCGAAGTGACGGAGATCCGGCCCGGCTTCGTCTTCGAAGGCGACGGCTGGCGACTGACGTCCTGCGAGGTCCCCCATGCCCAGCCACACCTGGTTTGCATGGGTTTCCGCGTCGACCGGGACGGGGCGAGCTTCGTCTATTCCGGCGATGCCGGTGCCTGCGACGCCCTGACCTCGATCTGTACCGGGGCCGACCTGCTGCTGCACTGGTGCTACCGGCTTGACGGCGAGCAGGCGCATCCGGCGATGATCCCCCTGACCCCGGCTCCGAGCGAGATCGGGCGTATGGCGGAGGCTGCCGGGGTGAAGCGCTTGGTGCTGACGCATTTCCGCGTGCACATGGACGGCGATGGCATCCACGACAAGGTCTTGGCCGACTTGGACACGGTATTCTCCGGTCCGGCTGAAATCGCCGAGGACCTAAAGACGATCACGATCTCTGGGGTGTAG
- a CDS encoding thiamine pyrophosphate-binding protein has product MSDQKEYMHQSIAQAVRDHGIGTMFGLVGDANLFMANHFVNGCGGTLVAAVHEGGAVLMAQAYTQVTGDVGVATVTQGPGLTNCFTALREGVVARRPMVLLCGDTPVTAPFHPQNIDQREIVKATGAGFEQVQSPETASRNVANAFYRARKERRPIVVNIPSDFMWAEVKHQTIVLPPPETLTVVTEGPVHEAAIGMIASAKRPLILAGAGAVSARNKLIALAERLDAPLATTLKGTGLFSGHPNNIGFFGTLSTAAAYDVIAAADCVIAFGAWLHFLTTDRGELLKGKRVIQVNNSPSDIGAFYYPDAVLVADAGQTADNILYWLDEAEIPPSGFASELPPGDVSAHPRGDPKKSTSGCINFEYALDRLNETLPENRIMLTDGGRFITEVWCRVAVPDPNSFHMSDNFAAIGQGMQQAIGAAHGAPTRPVVLFTGDGGFMMGGLNEFNTAVRTNCDLIVIVCNDSAYGAEHVQLLDRQMDPSLTEFTWPSFAEMARSLGGEGLEVTSPEDLEVAIEAIRARKGAIVVELKLDPNNVPRMRM; this is encoded by the coding sequence ATGTCAGATCAGAAAGAGTACATGCACCAATCCATCGCGCAAGCGGTGCGCGATCACGGCATCGGGACCATGTTCGGATTGGTGGGGGACGCCAATCTTTTCATGGCAAATCACTTTGTCAACGGATGCGGCGGAACCCTGGTTGCCGCCGTCCATGAAGGCGGCGCTGTCCTGATGGCCCAAGCCTACACACAGGTTACTGGAGACGTCGGGGTCGCGACGGTGACCCAGGGTCCCGGCCTGACCAACTGCTTCACCGCCTTGCGCGAAGGGGTGGTTGCCCGCCGCCCGATGGTTCTCTTGTGCGGCGATACGCCTGTCACCGCCCCGTTTCACCCCCAGAACATCGACCAGAGAGAAATCGTCAAGGCCACGGGCGCCGGCTTCGAGCAGGTGCAATCTCCGGAAACGGCGTCGCGGAATGTCGCAAATGCCTTTTACCGCGCCCGCAAGGAAAGACGTCCCATCGTCGTGAATATCCCGTCCGACTTCATGTGGGCGGAGGTCAAACATCAAACCATTGTCTTGCCTCCTCCGGAGACGCTGACCGTCGTGACAGAAGGTCCGGTGCATGAAGCGGCTATCGGAATGATCGCCTCGGCAAAACGGCCATTGATCCTGGCAGGCGCGGGGGCGGTTTCCGCCAGGAACAAGCTCATCGCGCTGGCCGAGAGACTGGATGCACCGCTCGCCACCACGCTGAAAGGCACCGGGCTCTTCTCGGGTCATCCCAACAATATCGGCTTTTTCGGCACGCTGAGCACCGCGGCCGCCTATGACGTCATCGCCGCCGCCGATTGCGTCATCGCCTTTGGCGCATGGCTGCATTTCCTCACCACGGATCGAGGCGAGTTGCTCAAGGGGAAGCGCGTCATTCAGGTCAATAACAGCCCGTCCGACATCGGCGCATTCTACTACCCCGACGCCGTTCTGGTCGCGGACGCCGGGCAGACCGCCGACAACATCCTCTATTGGCTGGACGAAGCCGAAATTCCACCTTCGGGATTCGCGAGTGAATTGCCGCCCGGGGATGTTTCGGCGCATCCCAGGGGCGACCCGAAGAAGTCCACCAGTGGCTGCATCAACTTTGAATACGCCCTCGACCGTCTGAACGAAACCCTCCCCGAGAACCGGATCATGCTCACCGATGGCGGGCGGTTCATCACTGAGGTCTGGTGCCGCGTGGCCGTTCCCGATCCCAACAGTTTCCACATGAGCGACAATTTCGCGGCCATTGGTCAGGGTATGCAACAGGCAATCGGCGCCGCCCATGGCGCACCGACACGCCCGGTCGTGCTGTTCACCGGGGACGGCGGTTTCATGATGGGCGGCCTGAACGAATTCAACACCGCCGTGCGAACGAACTGCGATTTGATCGTCATCGTCTGCAATGACTCCGCCTATGGGGCCGAACATGTCCAATTGCTGGACCGTCAGATGGATCCTTCGCTGACGGAATTCACCTGGCCGTCTTTCGCCGAAATGGCCAGATCACTGGGCGGAGAAGGTCTGGAAGTGACGTCGCCCGAGGATCTGGAAGTTGCAATAGAGGCAATCCGCGCCCGGAAAGGCGCGATTGTCGTGGAGCTGAAACTGGACCCGAACAACGTCCCACGGATGCGAATGTGA
- a CDS encoding FAD-binding oxidoreductase: protein MTADTPIKGPTSIVNALREVVGEANVLTSLNEAAAYLTDWTRQFSSEALAVVRPGSTDEVAEVVRICSAHNIAVVPQGGRTGLCGGGVPVAGDPSVIVSLTRMNAIRSLDETGRTVVAEAGVVLETLQDAALTNGLIFPLMFGAKGSCTIGGNLSTNAGGSNVVRYGTTRELCLGIEAVMPDGSVINALTGLRKDNTGYDLKDLLIGAEGTLGIITAAVFKLFPAPSARATVFLSAASLESAIAVLNRLQDHTGGGVEAFEYMPQPAVDVIRKVFPDIRSPLENPAETGILVEVASSRPADAEEMEDGSIRLNSDVMELLADCMEEGLVLDVMVAQSEQQRNDLWRMRESILEAITESGPAYHLDISLPLAQIAPYVNEMDAQMAQLGFQPLTVGHLGDGNLHYALSAAEGRVWEELPLEGAKQKVFALLTRLNGSFSAEHGIGQSKLPVMAALKEQTQLAAMHAIKRALDPSNTMNPGKLLPPV from the coding sequence TTGACTGCAGACACGCCGATCAAGGGTCCGACAAGCATCGTGAACGCGCTTCGAGAGGTCGTGGGTGAAGCCAATGTTCTGACCTCTCTAAATGAAGCTGCCGCCTATTTGACGGACTGGACCAGGCAATTCTCCTCGGAGGCCCTCGCCGTTGTTCGTCCCGGCTCGACCGATGAAGTTGCCGAGGTCGTCAGGATCTGCAGCGCGCACAACATCGCGGTTGTCCCGCAAGGCGGCCGGACCGGCCTGTGTGGCGGAGGCGTTCCGGTGGCGGGTGATCCGTCGGTCATTGTGTCCTTGACGCGCATGAACGCCATCCGGTCCCTCGACGAAACCGGCCGGACCGTCGTTGCCGAGGCCGGCGTCGTTCTCGAAACTTTGCAAGATGCGGCTCTGACCAACGGGCTGATCTTTCCTCTCATGTTCGGCGCCAAGGGCAGTTGCACCATCGGCGGCAACCTTTCGACGAATGCCGGCGGGTCTAACGTTGTCCGCTATGGCACGACCCGCGAGCTGTGCCTTGGGATCGAGGCCGTGATGCCGGACGGGTCGGTGATCAATGCGCTGACGGGCCTTCGGAAGGACAACACGGGGTATGATCTCAAGGATCTTCTGATCGGTGCGGAAGGTACGCTGGGGATCATCACGGCCGCCGTCTTCAAGCTGTTCCCGGCGCCGAGCGCCCGCGCGACGGTGTTCCTGTCGGCCGCCTCGCTCGAGTCCGCAATCGCGGTGCTGAACCGCCTTCAGGATCACACCGGAGGAGGCGTCGAAGCCTTCGAATACATGCCGCAACCAGCCGTGGATGTCATAAGGAAAGTGTTTCCGGACATCCGCAGCCCACTGGAAAACCCGGCCGAGACCGGCATCCTGGTCGAAGTCGCCTCGTCCCGTCCCGCTGACGCGGAAGAAATGGAAGACGGCAGCATCCGCTTGAATTCGGACGTGATGGAACTGCTGGCAGACTGCATGGAAGAGGGGCTTGTCCTGGATGTCATGGTGGCCCAGTCGGAGCAGCAACGCAACGATTTGTGGCGAATGCGAGAATCGATCCTCGAGGCGATCACCGAGTCCGGCCCGGCTTATCATCTGGATATTTCACTGCCGCTGGCTCAGATAGCGCCCTACGTGAATGAAATGGACGCCCAGATGGCGCAGCTTGGATTTCAACCTTTGACGGTCGGGCATCTCGGCGACGGCAATCTCCATTATGCTCTTTCCGCAGCCGAAGGACGTGTTTGGGAGGAATTGCCGCTAGAAGGCGCCAAGCAAAAGGTTTTCGCCCTGCTGACCAGACTGAACGGATCGTTCAGCGCCGAGCACGGGATCGGGCAGAGCAAACTGCCGGTGATGGCCGCATTGAAAGAGCAGACGCAATTGGCGGCCATGCACGCCATCAAGAGGGCGCTCGATCCGTCCAACACGATGAATCCCGGCAAGCTCCTGCCGCCGGTTTGA
- a CDS encoding GntR family transcriptional regulator, with amino-acid sequence MQPIDHPKSLLEVTAEKIRDAIISGELPLGSKLSEQRLADALGVSRSPVRDALAALQSEGLVTISPKRGTFVFTPDLRIVDELCEHRAIIETAALRLGIERNHDGLMLGLERSCAAMQRAVDANDTLGYTLGDYHFHNAIVESPGNRSIVRTYDSMMSPLKALRTHLFIFMKEKAARSMSEHISIIEACRVKDTGLAVSCLGEHIGHLADAYRAKISCEEPGKEMRAVEHM; translated from the coding sequence ATGCAGCCAATTGACCATCCCAAGTCGCTCTTGGAAGTGACCGCTGAAAAGATCCGTGACGCCATCATTTCCGGTGAACTGCCGTTGGGTTCGAAGCTCTCGGAACAACGCCTTGCCGACGCCCTTGGTGTCAGCCGCTCACCCGTGCGGGACGCTTTGGCCGCATTGCAGTCGGAAGGGTTGGTGACGATCTCGCCAAAGCGGGGAACGTTTGTATTTACCCCCGATTTGCGCATCGTTGATGAGCTTTGCGAGCACCGCGCAATCATAGAGACCGCGGCCCTGCGCCTGGGCATCGAACGCAATCATGATGGCCTGATGCTGGGGCTGGAGAGGTCCTGCGCCGCAATGCAGCGCGCCGTAGATGCGAACGACACTCTGGGCTATACGCTGGGCGACTATCATTTTCACAATGCGATTGTTGAGAGCCCGGGAAACCGGTCGATCGTCAGAACGTACGATAGCATGATGTCACCGCTCAAGGCGCTGCGCACCCACCTCTTTATCTTCATGAAAGAAAAAGCGGCGCGCTCCATGAGCGAACACATCTCGATCATCGAAGCCTGCCGCGTGAAGGATACAGGCCTGGCGGTTTCTTGCCTTGGTGAACATATCGGGCATCTCGCCGATGCCTATCGCGCGAAGATATCTTGCGAGGAGCCAGGCAAAGAGATGCGTGCTGTCGAGCATATGTGA
- a CDS encoding 2-hydroxy-3-oxopropionate reductase, with the protein MNIGFIGLGVMGQPMAQHLIEAGHEVFLHRVKDTSQHLVEKGGIPTGTPAEVAKAAQVIILMLPDTPDVEAVLFGPEGVAEGLTSGKTVVDMSSISPVATKDFANRIVEQGCAYLDAPVSGGEAGARAGTLSIMVGGTSEVFDQVLPIFRHMGKNINLVGGVGDGQTAKIANQIIVALTIEAVAEGLLFASRAGADPAKVRDALMGGFASSKILELHGERMINRTFDPGFRISLHQKDINNALSTARSFRMSLPSTALCQELFNSCAAQGHGELDHSALVKALETMASHEIGTGRE; encoded by the coding sequence ATGAATATCGGCTTTATCGGTCTGGGTGTCATGGGGCAGCCGATGGCGCAACACTTGATCGAAGCAGGGCACGAGGTCTTCCTGCATCGCGTCAAGGACACCTCGCAGCATCTCGTCGAGAAGGGAGGGATTCCCACCGGAACGCCGGCAGAGGTGGCGAAAGCAGCGCAGGTGATCATCCTCATGCTGCCCGACACGCCGGACGTGGAGGCCGTTTTGTTCGGCCCCGAGGGCGTTGCGGAGGGACTTACTTCCGGCAAGACCGTGGTCGACATGAGCTCCATATCACCGGTTGCCACAAAGGATTTTGCCAACCGGATCGTCGAGCAAGGTTGTGCCTACCTTGATGCACCGGTATCCGGCGGTGAAGCTGGCGCGCGCGCCGGCACTCTTTCGATCATGGTCGGTGGAACCAGCGAAGTCTTTGACCAAGTGCTTCCGATTTTCCGGCATATGGGCAAAAACATCAATCTGGTAGGCGGAGTGGGGGATGGCCAAACCGCAAAGATCGCCAATCAGATAATCGTGGCCCTCACGATCGAAGCCGTCGCTGAAGGCCTTCTATTTGCCTCCCGGGCGGGTGCCGATCCGGCCAAGGTCCGCGACGCCCTTATGGGCGGATTTGCCTCTTCCAAAATCCTGGAACTGCACGGTGAGCGCATGATCAACCGGACATTTGATCCGGGTTTCCGTATTTCGCTTCATCAGAAAGACATCAATAATGCACTTTCAACAGCAAGGTCATTTCGAATGTCGTTGCCCTCTACGGCCCTTTGTCAGGAACTCTTCAATTCCTGTGCAGCGCAGGGACATGGAGAATTGGACCACTCGGCGCTGGTGAAGGCACTGGAGACGATGGCCTCGCATGAGATCGGGACAGGCCGGGAATAA
- a CDS encoding D-2-hydroxyacid dehydrogenase: MTDTATIVSSDLPFDADQWARLEAALPPGRVIKVDTGDDAAVAAALEVAEIAILKGDLDERFVNAPGLKWVHCDHAGLTKSARPEVFEKGLIVTGSAGRSGPALAEHVMMFSLLLCSRYPDFYEAQKRHEWRRVPEMADLRALSGRTMAIIGMGHTGKALAVRAKAFDMKVLGYRRRDEPTPDGVDRMYCSDLGEGIDDILDQADIVALVINLSDATHHLIGAGQLARMKRSAVLVNLSRGAVIDQDALVEALREGRIAGAGIDVTTPEPLPTDHPLWDTPNLLITPHFTAALPDRAERSLNMIVDNLHRYRVGREMLNRISEEDLWSKG, from the coding sequence ATGACAGACACGGCAACCATCGTTTCCAGCGACCTTCCCTTTGATGCGGACCAGTGGGCCCGCCTGGAGGCGGCTTTGCCGCCAGGCCGCGTCATCAAGGTCGATACCGGTGACGACGCAGCGGTTGCTGCGGCCCTGGAGGTGGCGGAGATCGCCATTCTGAAAGGAGATCTCGATGAGCGCTTCGTCAACGCACCCGGTCTCAAGTGGGTTCATTGCGACCACGCCGGGCTGACCAAATCGGCGCGGCCGGAAGTTTTCGAGAAAGGCCTGATCGTCACCGGGTCCGCGGGGCGCTCCGGCCCAGCCCTGGCCGAGCATGTGATGATGTTCTCGCTCCTGCTGTGCTCGCGTTACCCGGATTTCTATGAGGCGCAGAAGCGACACGAATGGCGGCGTGTTCCTGAAATGGCGGACCTGCGCGCGCTGTCCGGCCGCACAATGGCAATCATCGGCATGGGACATACCGGCAAGGCCCTGGCGGTGCGGGCGAAGGCGTTCGATATGAAGGTCCTGGGCTACCGGCGCCGCGATGAGCCGACGCCGGATGGCGTCGACAGGATGTATTGCAGCGATCTTGGCGAGGGAATCGACGACATCCTCGATCAGGCTGATATCGTCGCCCTGGTCATCAATTTATCCGATGCCACGCATCACCTGATCGGGGCCGGGCAACTGGCCCGAATGAAACGCTCCGCCGTCCTTGTGAACCTGTCGCGAGGTGCCGTGATCGATCAGGACGCCCTGGTTGAGGCCTTGAGGGAGGGGCGCATTGCCGGCGCCGGGATCGATGTCACAACGCCGGAGCCGCTGCCCACGGATCATCCGCTGTGGGACACGCCCAATCTTCTCATCACGCCGCATTTCACCGCTGCTCTGCCGGACCGGGCCGAACGCTCGCTGAACATGATCGTCGACAACCTGCACCGCTATCGTGTCGGCCGGGAGATGCTCAACCGGATCAGCGAAGAGGACCTGTGGTCGAAAGGCTGA
- a CDS encoding GntR family transcriptional regulator: MSDKRKMMDQIAKSPQGNSKARPKPKKVREPGYSRLAHLIREEIFDGRVKAGARLKVSDIAKRYGTSTNPAREALQVLEGEGLVTITPNRGASVREINEDMLQNVFDLKIILWAYIVKSFVDFATPDDIAELRRHQEDCETAVQNGDYAAYHKANVAFHDFIVDHHFNSEAVAIIRKHDRWLQALSKSDPLNLAQMRRSVAEHWRIVEAVENGETEEAARAIEEHLVNTQAAFQDRLRRKRLKKPA, from the coding sequence GTGTCCGACAAGAGGAAGATGATGGATCAGATCGCCAAGAGCCCGCAGGGAAATTCAAAGGCCCGGCCGAAGCCCAAGAAGGTTCGTGAACCAGGGTACAGCCGCTTGGCCCACCTGATCCGGGAAGAGATCTTTGATGGGCGGGTGAAGGCGGGAGCCCGGCTGAAAGTGTCCGATATTGCCAAGCGGTATGGGACCAGCACCAACCCTGCGCGCGAGGCGCTTCAGGTGCTCGAGGGCGAGGGCCTCGTCACCATCACGCCCAACCGCGGTGCCAGCGTACGCGAAATCAACGAGGACATGCTTCAGAATGTCTTCGACCTGAAGATCATCCTTTGGGCCTATATCGTCAAATCCTTCGTTGATTTCGCGACCCCGGACGACATTGCCGAACTGCGCCGCCATCAGGAAGACTGCGAAACAGCGGTGCAGAATGGCGACTATGCCGCGTATCACAAGGCCAACGTCGCGTTTCACGATTTCATCGTGGACCATCACTTCAACAGCGAAGCCGTGGCGATCATCCGAAAACATGACCGATGGCTGCAGGCGCTGTCGAAGTCCGATCCGCTGAACCTTGCCCAGATGCGCCGATCCGTTGCGGAACACTGGCGCATTGTCGAGGCGGTGGAAAACGGAGAAACGGAAGAGGCCGCTCGCGCCATTGAGGAGCACCTCGTGAACACCCAGGCCGCCTTTCAGGATCGTCTGCGCAGGAAGCGCCTCAAGAAACCGGCATAG